The window ATCCAACCTAACATCACTTCAATCTCTTGACCTCTCATTCAACATGCTTCAGGGAGAAATTCCATCACAGTTTGTGGGACTTACATTTCTGGAATTTTTTAATGTATCAGAGAATCAGCTAGTGGGTCAGATCCCTCACGGCAACCAGTTCTGGTTTTCCAATGATTCATATAGAGGGAACCCGGGTTTATGTGGATATCCATTGCTAATGTGTGGAGAACGGGATGGTCATGATCATCTGCCTGTGACACCAGTGTCCCAACATGCAAGGAAGGATTTTGCTGATATTATTACAAGTTTCAGTTTATGGAAAATTATCCTCATAGGATTTGGAATTGGAACAGCTATGGGAGCTGTTGCTGGTAGTTGTATGCTCTACACAGTAAGACCTGTATGGTTATCAAAATAAGCTGATAGGATTGAATATATTGTTATGCTACGTTTGAAGGAAATGGCAGAGCAGTGCTTAGTCGAGCTCAGCTTGGAGTTAAAGTGTCAGCCTGTTACCTATATTATGTCAATTTTGTGTTATAGTTCAGTAATTTAAGCCTCTTCGTTACGTAGAGAGTCGCACAAATATTCAATATGGCTCTGCCTCGCTACGCTTAAGacatatactttttttttctttttccacgATGAAACCTTTATCAAAAGACATTTCTTATGCAATTGTAAGAGCAATAGACCCAACTTTACTCTCCCCTTTTCTCTCCATGAAATTAAATGAATACTTGAGCTTATGTTCACTTTAACACAAAACAATttgtatattttctttttgcCAAAAATTAACTTAACATATAAAACATATACTTCTACATTTATAGCTTACAATATACAAAAATTGTCTGAAACAAAATTTGACTTACtaaattcctttccttttccttgatactgctataagaaaacaaaattttccaAGTTACAAGGAAAAGGAAATAAATCAGATTATAAATTCCCACAGTTTTATTTACAGTAATCCTTGTGCTGCGAAACAAATTAAGAAATTCCCACAGTTTTGCTAAGCAACCAAAGTACCAAGGATAACTCGACTCCAAAAATAGTATGGAGGTATGATCTATCCAGCATGAATCCATACACTGTGATCCCAGCTCTATTATTCTCCAAATAAGTAACTGCCATAACAATATATCATTACATATATTAGTTAGGCATAACTCAACAAAGATAAGTAATTTCcctttataattatatattatctgCCATTTGCGAAAAAGGTAAtgatttatagtttttaatttcATATCATAATGAATATAGTACAATGGCTTATTAAATCATGTGTTTCTATTATTTATGTGAAACTGCAGAGtgaatcaaaaacaacataTTGTGTAGGGATGACATGCGAGTAAAGTCTTTACCCGTAAAGTTTTGCTCCACATTCGCTCCAATTGGAGTGAGTATGAGTAGCAGGTAAGTGATGGGCATGAAGGTTTTAACACCTCGACCCCATCCATCCCCGTATTTATGGCAAAATTTCTAAAATGTGAATGGTAGTAATTTGCATTTATGAGCTgaatattatcaaaaaaaaattttaagtttgaaaatgccCCCAACTTCCAACTAAGTCTACCCTCATTGGTGATTATGCGTCAGTATAAGACGGCCACATGTATACTCAGTTGGATGTAGATGTGGATAATTTTGAACATGCCTTCGTGGGAAGGCGCGACCATCAGAATTTTATCCGTTATGGGTTGTGGATAGGTATTATCAATTTGTCATACTGGGTATGAATGCATTAGCGGGTATATACATATGACAGGAGTCCTTGCACCCGCATGCCCATTTTGCTATTCCTACTGATTCGTGCATTTGATCTCTACAGTTCCCCTCTTGTGAGAACACTTAATAGCATTGAGGTAATGGGATGTTGAATTAAAAAAACTTGGAAGTATGTATTCTTATCTTACCTAAGGCTTGTCTCTTTTGGTAGGAAATAGTGTTGGCAATGACAGGAATCATCTTAGTGTTATCAAGATCATCTTCACCATCACCTTCCTCATCAGAGTCGAATTGTGCACTGTAAGGGAAAGCAGGAGGCGAGGATGATCGACTAATGGGATCTTCACCTTCAACAACTGCATTGAACGAATCAATCGTAGCACAAACATGCCATTTAGCTGCTAAAGATGTAATGGCTTGCGCCCTATGGGTGATCTTAGCTGCGCTTTTTAGGCATATGCACACTCCGGCAAGCAGGGTCACCGAACATAGCTACATTTATCAGAAAAAAGGTTCAGTAAGCCATAGAGTGTCAAATGTGATCTTATTCTAAATTCTAGTATTGTTATCCTACAAAGTATTTAGTATGGATCGAGTGTATATAATACACCAATTTATCGAGTGCAAAATGATGGCTTTAGTCATTGTTATAATCACCATACCCAATATATATGATCAGGGTCAGGGGAGAGTTGAACGACGGCAgaccatacccttatcaaaaGAGCTAAGGAGGTTGCGCGACCAGTAAGACCATCGGCTAAAAGTGATGAGTTTTGTATTGACGTAGAATAAATCCGTCATATCATCGGTGGATGCAATAGAAGTAGAAGAATAAGTTACCGCAAGTTCCCCAGCAGTGTAGATATCAACATCACTGTGAGATTTGGTAGTAACGAGCAAGGAAGCAAATTGGCTAGCAGTGACAAGCAGTAAGGTGAACAAAAGGAACGTTCGAAATCGATGGCTAATAACTCTGAGTGTTCTTCTAATCCGAAGATGTTCCAGCAAAACCAGTGTAACATCAGTTTCGAGTTGAAAGACTTGAGCAAAATCCTCGAGTCTAAGGATTTGAAGATGGCAACTAATGCGGTAAAGCACACAAGCTAAGAAGAATATGGAAGTTCGATAGAGCCATGAACATTGCTCCAAGAAGCAGGCAATTGTATGGCTCAAGATGACATTTCCAAAATGAGGAATTTTGGGTCCTCCTGTGACATACCACCAGATTTTATAGGCTGTGTCTGCTATGAAACAAGGTAGCACAAACATACATAGGATTTTTATTGATCTCTGCAAAACAAGTACAATGTGTAAAGTTCACTAATCAATcaaaattcatttttcttttacttATTTGCAAGGAGAACGTGCAACTTTCAACCTAAGcaacttatcaaattaaaaaaataatgattaatTGTTTAAAAGAATATTGACATAAATGACCGTATCATACATGCTAAATCGTTCATCTTTAAGATTCaatttgactatatttcttatttattaAATCTATAATTAGATGCTAGTAATTTACATAGTGGTAGACATaatatttttcatcatttttcatCACGTGAAAGCATATCAAGATCGATaaaagttttaatatttttttcaaaaaagtgaCAAGCCCCACCTATGTGAAAATAACTTAGAAAAATGGTTTATAGTAAGCACTCAAGCATCCATTCATATTCCACAACTCTATTATCTTGCTACGTTTGTGTCGTAATTCTTATTTAAGTTTTAgttaaaataagtaaaagaaaccaaaagataaaaaaacaaaaattatataattaaaatgaaaagacaTATCGACTTTTTTAAGATACAAGAAAATAAATGGTTTCTGAATGAGACGAGAGCAAGATTGTAGTCTCGTTTggtaagtttaatttttagtgtaagtttaattttttaagtttaatttctgaattaatctttaagtttataaaataataaattatttgcgaattataactttaaaatttaggttatttacaaattacttttttgatatttttttcaaattaattaatgtcTACAGTTTTCAGGCCAAATCACATCCGACCATTTTAATGATTGGAGTTTTATGTTAAGTGGTCAGAATCCTGTAATTTGACATAATATCATAGA of the Amaranthus tricolor cultivar Red isolate AtriRed21 chromosome 6, ASM2621246v1, whole genome shotgun sequence genome contains:
- the LOC130814786 gene encoding uncharacterized protein LOC130814786 — its product is MEYEDRENLVSSKSKKYMIDYQDEEFKNLRVFLTWSCIDQSNPWKTSLSWSVFFLFCIGVPIIAHFVLFCYTCDDEDHLQPFDTIVQLSLSSISILSFFSLTKFAQKIGLRKFLFLDKLCDETEKVRDGYILQLQRSIKILCMFVLPCFIADTAYKIWWYVTGGPKIPHFGNVILSHTIACFLEQCSWLYRTSIFFLACVLYRISCHLQILRLEDFAQVFQLETDVTLVLLEHLRIRRTLRVISHRFRTFLLFTLLLVTASQFASLLVTTKSHSDVDIYTAGELALCSVTLLAGVCICLKSAAKITHRAQAITSLAAKWHVCATIDSFNAVVEGEDPISRSSSPPAFPYSAQFDSDEEGDGEDDLDNTKMIPVIANTISYQKRQALVTYLENNRAGITVYGFMLDRSYLHTIFGVELSLVLWLLSKTVGIS